One window from the genome of Malus domestica chromosome 01, GDT2T_hap1 encodes:
- the LOC103442828 gene encoding WEB family protein At4g27595, chloroplastic isoform X2, translated as MATVTATCSPSSLQIRLAFNCGNCCKPSSVLVRWRLGKLDHRARVLCVAQGSERSGSGLEPRRNGGSWVGSNSIADGFKGWSDSDNGEESLDSQRKKWFGGTVGAGVAGVVLVAGLTFAALSFGKRNNLSPKQQMEPLTTQQERSLTYDDDNERSTEDVDDQSNVKHDANSSPEERTALQVVPGKVLVPAVVDQVQGQALAALQVLKVIEADVQPGDLCTRREYARWLVFASSALSRNSISKIYPAMYIENVTELAFDDITPEDPDFPSIQGLAEAGLISSKLSRNDMFSSLDENESSFYFSPESPLSRQDLVSWKMALEKRHLPKADKEVLYQISGFIDADKIHPDACPALVADLSGEQGIIALAFGYTRLFQPDKPVTKAQAAIALATGEYSDSVSEELARIEAESIAENAVEAHNALVAEVERDVNANFEKDLSMEREKIDAVEKMAEEARRELERLRSERAEDNIALMKERAAVESEMEVLSKLRHEVEEQLQSLMSNKAEISYEKERISKLRTEAETESQEIARLQHDLEVERKALSMARAWAEDEAKRAREHAKVLEEARDRWERQGIKVVVDNDLREDTLGEATWLEAGKQFSVEGAVSRAENLMHKLKALATNIKGKSRDIIDQIIQKIALLISNLREWIPKAGKGAAELKDAAISKASRSAQELQQSTSEFSLAVKEGAKRVAEDCREGVGKLTQKFKT; from the exons ATGGCGACTGTGACTGCAACGTGCTCTCCGAGCTCCCTCCAGATTCGCTTAGCTTTCAATTGCGGCAATTGCTGTAAACCCTCCTCCGTTCTCGTACGGTGGCGACTGGGGAAGCTCGATCATCGGGCTCGAGTGCTCTGCGTTGCTCAAGGCAGTGAGAGGTCCGGGAGTGGATTGGAGCCCCGTCGCAATGGGGGTTCGTGGGTCGGGTCGAACTCGATCGCTGACGGGTTTAAAGGGTGGTCCGATTCGGATAATGGGGAAGAGTCATTGGACTCGCAGAGGAAGAAATGGTTTGGAG GGACTGTGGGAGCTGGAGTTGCCGGAGTCGTTCTTGTTGCGGGGCTTACTTTTGCAGCATTGTCTTTTGGAAAACGAAACAATTTGA GCCCAAAACAACAGATGGAGCCATTAACGACGCAGCAGGAGCGGTCTTTGACTTATGATGATGACAATGAGAGGAGTACAGAAGATGTGGATGATCAAAGCAATGTGAAGCATGATGCTAATAGTAGTCCGGAAGAAAGGACAG CTCTACAGGTGGTTCCTGGAAAGGTTTTGGTTCCGGCAGTTGTTGATCAGGTCCAGGGGCAGGCATTAGCAGCGCTGCAAGTGTTAAAG GTCATAGAGGCTGATGTTCAACCTGGTGATTTGTGTACACGGCGTGAATATGCCCGTTGGTTGGTTTTTGCAAGTAGTGCTCTTTCAAG GAACTCAATCTCTAAAATATATCCTGCtatgtatattgagaatgttaCTGAGCTTGCATTTGATGATATTACACCTGAAGACCCTGATTTCCCATCCATTCAAG GTTTGGCTGAAGCAGGACTTATCTCAAGCAAGCTGTCAAGAAATGATATGTTTTCTTCCTTGGATGAAAATGAAAGTTCATTTTACTTCTCTCCTGAAAG CCCTCTATCACGCCAGGATCTTGTAAGTTGGAAGATGGCCCTAGAGAAAAGACATCTCCCAAAAGCCGACAAGGAG GTCCTCTACCAAATTTCTGGTTTTATAGACGCTGATAAGATACATCCAGATGCATGTCCTGCACTTGTTGCTGACCTATCTGGGGAACAGGGTATTATTGCTCTTGCATTTG gTTACACCAGACTCTTCCAGCCGGATAAGCCAGTAACAAAAGCCCAGGCTGCTATTGCCCTTGCAACTGGAGAGTATTCAGACTCGGTGAGTGAGGAGCTTGCACGTATTGAAGCAGAATCTATAGCAGAAAATGCTGTGGAGGCACATAATGCTTTAGTGGCCGAAGTTGAAAGGGATGTGAACGCAAATTTTGAGAAGGATCTTTCCATGGAGAGGGAAAAAATTGATGCTGTGGAGAAAATGGCTGAAGAAGCAAGACGTGAATTGGAAAGGTTAAGATCCGAGAGAGCGGAAGATAATATTGCCTTGATGAAAGAACGTGCAGCTGTTGAATCAGAAATGGAAGTTCTGTCCAAGTTAAGGCATGAGGTGGAGGAACAGTTGCAGAGCCTAATGAGTAACAAAGCAGAGATATCCtatgaaaaagaaagaattagCAAACTTAGGACTGAAGCAGAAACCGAAAGCCAGGAGATTGCACGCCTACAGCATGATCTAGAGGTTGAACGGAAAGCCTTGTCCATGGCCAG GGCTTGGGCTGAAGATGAGGCAAAAAGAGCAAGAGAACATGCTAAAGTACTCGAGGAGGCTAGAGATCGCTGGGAGAGGCAGGGCATCAAGGTAGTTGTTGACAATGACCTCCGAGAAGATACCTTGGGTGAGGCTACATGGCTCGAGGCTGGCAAGCAGTTCTCGGTTGAAGGAGCTGTCAGCAGGGCGGAGAATTTGATGCATAAGCTTAAGGCACTAGCAACAAATATAAAAGGGAAATCCCGAGATATAATCGATCAGATCATCCAAAAGATAGCCTTGCTCATATCCAATTTGAGGGAGTGGATCCCCAAGGCAGGAAAAGGGGCTGCAGAACTAAAAGACGCCGCCATTTCAAAGGCCAGTAGATCAGCCCAAGAGTTGCAGCAAAGCACATCGGAGTTTAGCTTGGCCGTCAAAGAAGGTGCCAAGCGTGTCGCTGAAGATTGTAGGGAAGGAGTGGGGAAACTCACTCAGAAGTTTAAGACGTGA
- the LOC103442828 gene encoding uncharacterized protein isoform X1, with protein MATVTATCSPSSLQIRLAFNCGNCCKPSSVLVRWRLGKLDHRARVLCVAQGSERSGSGLEPRRNGGSWVGSNSIADGFKGWSDSDNGEESLDSQRKKWFGGTVGAGVAGVVLVAGLTFAALSFGKRNNLSPKQQMEPLTTQQERSLTYDDDNERSTEDVDDQSNVKHDANSSPEERTGTNEDSSSSPEIDESPSEIRVGNDYDIGGLSGQDFEKTSRGTEVVNSASDKGDTPHESTSDDKSVEPDGNDSIRASGLEDFDRSLAVGIGDLASELKENLESVKPTNLQASETNRSNPSIEPQDGILGTSENQTATFESSTFIADAQELNQPIALDTSVRTQSSTILEPQVSSEDNIGPVTPSSTEENLDLSKTPQVLAEGISSSLEGNTIAESEPSRSKSQLPTAGNSFSSAGIPAPTVVSAALQVVPGKVLVPAVVDQVQGQALAALQVLKVIEADVQPGDLCTRREYARWLVFASSALSRNSISKIYPAMYIENVTELAFDDITPEDPDFPSIQGLAEAGLISSKLSRNDMFSSLDENESSFYFSPESPLSRQDLVSWKMALEKRHLPKADKEVLYQISGFIDADKIHPDACPALVADLSGEQGIIALAFGYTRLFQPDKPVTKAQAAIALATGEYSDSVSEELARIEAESIAENAVEAHNALVAEVERDVNANFEKDLSMEREKIDAVEKMAEEARRELERLRSERAEDNIALMKERAAVESEMEVLSKLRHEVEEQLQSLMSNKAEISYEKERISKLRTEAETESQEIARLQHDLEVERKALSMARAWAEDEAKRAREHAKVLEEARDRWERQGIKVVVDNDLREDTLGEATWLEAGKQFSVEGAVSRAENLMHKLKALATNIKGKSRDIIDQIIQKIALLISNLREWIPKAGKGAAELKDAAISKASRSAQELQQSTSEFSLAVKEGAKRVAEDCREGVGKLTQKFKT; from the exons ATGGCGACTGTGACTGCAACGTGCTCTCCGAGCTCCCTCCAGATTCGCTTAGCTTTCAATTGCGGCAATTGCTGTAAACCCTCCTCCGTTCTCGTACGGTGGCGACTGGGGAAGCTCGATCATCGGGCTCGAGTGCTCTGCGTTGCTCAAGGCAGTGAGAGGTCCGGGAGTGGATTGGAGCCCCGTCGCAATGGGGGTTCGTGGGTCGGGTCGAACTCGATCGCTGACGGGTTTAAAGGGTGGTCCGATTCGGATAATGGGGAAGAGTCATTGGACTCGCAGAGGAAGAAATGGTTTGGAG GGACTGTGGGAGCTGGAGTTGCCGGAGTCGTTCTTGTTGCGGGGCTTACTTTTGCAGCATTGTCTTTTGGAAAACGAAACAATTTGA GCCCAAAACAACAGATGGAGCCATTAACGACGCAGCAGGAGCGGTCTTTGACTTATGATGATGACAATGAGAGGAGTACAGAAGATGTGGATGATCAAAGCAATGTGAAGCATGATGCTAATAGTAGTCCGGAAGAAAGGACAGGTACTAATGAGGATTCTTCTTCATCTCCAGAAATTGATGAGTCTCCCAGTGaaattagagttggtaatgattatGATATAGGGGGCTTGTCAGGACAAGATTTTGAAAAAACATCCAGAGGTACTGAGGTGGTTAATAGTGCTTCCGATAAAGGAGATACGCCACATGAATCAACTTCTGATGACAAGTCAGTTGAGCCTGACGGCAATGATTCAATTCGTGCCTCTGGGCTTGAGGATTTTGACAGAAGCCTCGCTGTAGGTATAGGAGATTTGGCTTCTGAACTTAAAGAGAACCTAGAGAGTGTCAAACCAACCAACTTGCAAGCCTCTGAAACTAATCGGTCAAACCCTAGCATTGAACCCCAGGATGGAATACTGGGGACAAGTGAAAACCAAACTGCCACTTTTGAGTCTTCTACTTTTATTGCCGATGCACAGGAACTTAATCAACCGATAGCTCTGGATACATCGGTTAGGACACAATCAAGCACAATTTTAGAACCTCAGGTTTCATCTGAAGATAACATAGGGCCTGTAACCCCATCTTCAACCGAAGAAAACCTTGACCTCAGCAAAACACCGCAGGTTTTAGCTGAGGGAATTAGTTCATCCCTCGAAGGGAATACCATAGCTGAAAGTGAGCCGTCTAGAAGCAAATCACAATTACCAACTGCTGGGAATTCCTTCTCTTCTGCTGGAATACCTGCTCCAACTGTGGTTTCTGCAGCTCTACAGGTGGTTCCTGGAAAGGTTTTGGTTCCGGCAGTTGTTGATCAGGTCCAGGGGCAGGCATTAGCAGCGCTGCAAGTGTTAAAG GTCATAGAGGCTGATGTTCAACCTGGTGATTTGTGTACACGGCGTGAATATGCCCGTTGGTTGGTTTTTGCAAGTAGTGCTCTTTCAAG GAACTCAATCTCTAAAATATATCCTGCtatgtatattgagaatgttaCTGAGCTTGCATTTGATGATATTACACCTGAAGACCCTGATTTCCCATCCATTCAAG GTTTGGCTGAAGCAGGACTTATCTCAAGCAAGCTGTCAAGAAATGATATGTTTTCTTCCTTGGATGAAAATGAAAGTTCATTTTACTTCTCTCCTGAAAG CCCTCTATCACGCCAGGATCTTGTAAGTTGGAAGATGGCCCTAGAGAAAAGACATCTCCCAAAAGCCGACAAGGAG GTCCTCTACCAAATTTCTGGTTTTATAGACGCTGATAAGATACATCCAGATGCATGTCCTGCACTTGTTGCTGACCTATCTGGGGAACAGGGTATTATTGCTCTTGCATTTG gTTACACCAGACTCTTCCAGCCGGATAAGCCAGTAACAAAAGCCCAGGCTGCTATTGCCCTTGCAACTGGAGAGTATTCAGACTCGGTGAGTGAGGAGCTTGCACGTATTGAAGCAGAATCTATAGCAGAAAATGCTGTGGAGGCACATAATGCTTTAGTGGCCGAAGTTGAAAGGGATGTGAACGCAAATTTTGAGAAGGATCTTTCCATGGAGAGGGAAAAAATTGATGCTGTGGAGAAAATGGCTGAAGAAGCAAGACGTGAATTGGAAAGGTTAAGATCCGAGAGAGCGGAAGATAATATTGCCTTGATGAAAGAACGTGCAGCTGTTGAATCAGAAATGGAAGTTCTGTCCAAGTTAAGGCATGAGGTGGAGGAACAGTTGCAGAGCCTAATGAGTAACAAAGCAGAGATATCCtatgaaaaagaaagaattagCAAACTTAGGACTGAAGCAGAAACCGAAAGCCAGGAGATTGCACGCCTACAGCATGATCTAGAGGTTGAACGGAAAGCCTTGTCCATGGCCAG GGCTTGGGCTGAAGATGAGGCAAAAAGAGCAAGAGAACATGCTAAAGTACTCGAGGAGGCTAGAGATCGCTGGGAGAGGCAGGGCATCAAGGTAGTTGTTGACAATGACCTCCGAGAAGATACCTTGGGTGAGGCTACATGGCTCGAGGCTGGCAAGCAGTTCTCGGTTGAAGGAGCTGTCAGCAGGGCGGAGAATTTGATGCATAAGCTTAAGGCACTAGCAACAAATATAAAAGGGAAATCCCGAGATATAATCGATCAGATCATCCAAAAGATAGCCTTGCTCATATCCAATTTGAGGGAGTGGATCCCCAAGGCAGGAAAAGGGGCTGCAGAACTAAAAGACGCCGCCATTTCAAAGGCCAGTAGATCAGCCCAAGAGTTGCAGCAAAGCACATCGGAGTTTAGCTTGGCCGTCAAAGAAGGTGCCAAGCGTGTCGCTGAAGATTGTAGGGAAGGAGTGGGGAAACTCACTCAGAAGTTTAAGACGTGA